The genomic stretch AAGtaaattgcggatttttatgaacGTAACACTAAAGAAGCGAAATccgaatagaaatttgtttcgcgtattaaatattataataaatactcttctttgaatattttatatatcttcgcgttatacgttatacattatatgcatttttgcacgtccaaatttttcataaatgtataaaaatccgcagtctagtaatGGGACTGATAGCAAGTGGCAACATTATCAAAACCCAATCTCCATACTTTCCTATACTCTAGCTTTTGTATCAGTTACAGCTCGCTTATTTCGCCCAGTACGTGTGATTTTATTTATAACGATTTATCAAAATACGTGTATTAGATACGCATCGCGAAAATGGAAGAGCCACGTATTAAGCAACGTCCCTACAATTCTCTGTCAAACTTAAAGAAAACGTTATGGAAACATGCGATAAAGcgataatttgataaatttcattcattcttctctttttacaaattcatccaaTGTATTAGCCGTGTACGATATTGAATCGAATGAATTTGTTCCTTAAGGACGACTGAATTAAAAGACCAAGTTTAGGCACAAACCATGAATTGGAACTGTCTCGTGAAAACCCTATAGAATTcgcgaaaatataaaaatagcgtAGATAACCCATTGAAAACCAAAGTTGCGCTAATgcatttcatttgtaatttctttcgaTCGATTTGCATTAgcagattttatcgaatttacaTTGTATACTTTTGTAatatggaatattttaattttgttattatttcttcttttatctaaattttatcctttcataaaattaaaaaaaaaaaaaaaaaaatgaaagtattttataatactacgatgaaacattttttttcaaGTGAAATTCTTATTGTACCTTCGATTTGTGTAATGGACTTTTGTAATGTACCTactattttaatatactttttGTAACCTGATAAAACAATAACCTACTTTGTTTGCGTTTTTCTAATAGCATTTAcgcaatttttatgtattacaTGCATGTATTTTACTGCTTGGTCTTTAAATAACGATACTCCAAATTGGCCACAATATCGAATCCACCTATACTTACCTTAATTCTCCCAGTATCTCGATTTCGACGAGATTATTATCACCAATTATTCCGCGATCGTCGAAACGGAGCTATTAATCGTAAAATAACTTCCAACTTTCATCACGATGTCCTAACGTCAATATGAAAGTAATTTTCCAAGGATTTTGAACGTTTCATCGATGCACGAGCTTGCGTttctctaaaaagaaaaaaaagaaaaaaagaaaagcttgGGATTATCGGTGACGAAGAACTCGCGACTAATTAACGATAGCCACTGGTTCACACGGTTCAAATATGTCTCATTGCGAACTGCACTCCCGTTTTCAATCGACACTCATTCCTTTTTGTCCACTTTGTACGCGAAATCACCTTGCGATCGGACGTTTTTGGAATATCTACATGATCAACTTCGGATCGCGACTGTCTTCTCTTTCGTATTTCAATTGTTACGCGGCGTGATGCGCACGCATCCTCGAGACCAGATGCAGGAGGGGGCGTATGCCCATGCGCAGTGCGGCAACAGAGATTTGGCGCTTAAGTGCGTTCACGTAACAAGaacaagaaattttattacacatactgtaacaaataaaagattagaataatttatattttaatacttacaaacttataaaataaatctataaaataaagttataaaataaacttttattttgaataatcgTTATTTAAGGAATTGAAACTTTTCTTCTCATTATAATTCTTATATCGGTTACTATATCACTACTAGCTTATTGCTTTGTTTGCTTCGATTCTTGTATCAATTTTACAATACGTTAAAATAGTCcattgtgtatttaataatgattaCATCGGTTAGGATTGTTtacattcatttttatttctacattcTCTCTTATTGTAAATTTCATGTCTTTAATAATATAACTAAGAAAGTGAAACCTATACATACAGATTTATTTCGTTcagtaaatattataacaagtacttcattttaaatgttttataattttatttttatatgttatgtTTTTGTACTAGAGATACTCTTAGATTGTGaaaatataagtaatatagtagTTAAAGATATAAACAGTATAGATAGGAATAGAAAGAATAGAATCTGTTTAAAGAacagatttaataaataaattcaagaaATGAAGAAATGCAAACCGGAAATCATTCTAAATTGAAAGGTAAggaataagaataataaataaaagaataaatattatgttctttatatatatttgcattctGTGCATTCTTATATTTGTAGATTTTTGATAAACGCATAAGAATCTACAATCTAcgataaattatgttttatttgaTCATAATGTgccaataattaaaattcatttgacCCCTACATATATGCAACCCAACTTGCGTGTATGTAGGACCGCGTTGACGCTGCGGACGAGTTGATTTCGAGAAGAGATCGACGTCCGTTTtgcgtatttatttattcgctGTAAAAACACGGAGACTAGCAGCGTTCAAGGTCAAGGTGACATCACGCAAATAAAGGGATAGAAGGCGACAGAGTCGGAATTTTACCATCCACGGGGCTGTACTCATAATTGGTACATTTTTGGATAGAGTGTGAAGTGTATGTATCCACTGCGCACAGATCATAGACATCAGAAGTATAGACCGCGGATGCCGTGTTGAGAAAATGGGCTTCGTTAAAAAAGAGATAGAGAAATAAATAACGcgtctctctttccttttctatgGGCGGAGCATAGTATCTGTTAGAAAGAGATAGTGATACCACGTTAGATATGTCTATCTCTTTTTTAACGAGGACCATGCTCTTCATTTGACACCCGCGGTCTATATTTTTCATGTCTATGGCAGGGATGAACGTCATGAAGAATGACATTTAAAATTTGCAGTTAAAGATCAAACGATAACAGAACAGAGAAGTCTCACGGACTCGCGGTGTGACAGTTCCCATTACATGGAGTATTGAACGAGGGACGAAATACATTATGAACATGGACAACGTGGACCAACATTTGCTTCATCAGTTTAGTTGTCTAGGCACCACCGACAGAGATGATCTGGTGAAGCAGCTGCAGAAGCTGCTGGCTGGCAGCCAGCTCAACGAAACTACTGCTGAGTTCTTTTTGGATATGAATAATTGGTGAGATACTCTCCCACTTGTAATCGTTCTACGTTGGTCAAGTTTAGTCAACCGACCTAACCCTACCGTCGCCATGTTTACTTGTTGTATTGTCTTATCCATCCTTgcttatttatgcatttatatcaCTGACAACTCACACTCGCATAACATTTGCAATTTCTTCAGTTATTGTTCATGTATTACATAAATTGTTGTTCAATGGAGTAACTGCTACattagaatattaatttattctttaaaacTGTAATTATGAAAGACAAATATGATGATGGTTGTATAGACATTTGTTGATGAAGCATAAACaaataagtaaatgtatatgtacgtgGAAATAATCTACATAAAATTTTAGGAATCTCCAAGCGGCAATTTGTAGCTACTTTGACTTTGAGTCTCCAGTTCAACATAAATTTCCTTGTATGATGCTGATAAGCGATAGCACCATTGGCGAAGGAGAATCAATACCACCACTTACTAATTTTCGAAAATCATGGCATATACAAAACAGTGGTAGAGAAGCATGGCCTGATGGAGTTTGCTTACAGTATATAGGAGGAGTGCAAATGGGTGAATGTACAAAAATACCAGTCCCATCTTTAGGCCCAGGAGAAATAACAGAGGTGAGCGTGGATCTTCAAAGTCCTCCACATTGTGGTACATTTCAAAGTAAATGGAGGATGATGGTAAAATCTACAGAAATCTTGTTTGGAGGTAAAATCATTTACCTTCTTGTTGTTACTCATCCGTGAtattatttttagtaataatatctttttttaaatttagatgTTATTTGGATAACTATTACAGTAAGTGAAAGTGGCACTCTAGCCATTACTCAACAACTGCATCAATTAAGTACTTCATCATCTAATGATACAAAGATGTGCTAGCCTCTAATGTCCAgagaattttcttaattttcttctcACATTTTTTAAACGCtttcgattattttttaaatcaaccAAATTAAATATGACATGTTCGTTTAAAATATCACTTTAAAGATACTAGAAACGTTTTTATTTCCTTCTACAGTCACgcgagaaaataatattttcaatggataattatatatatgatttaaGATAGTACTCTAcattgtataaaagtaaaataattttgttaaattctgAAAGTTGCTTACACAAGGCCTTTTACCGTCCATGCTTGTCAGTTACATCCACTTGAAAAATCTTCTTTTACTTGATTGTTTCTGTGATGCAAAGTGTGGCGAAATGATTACGGTTTATACTTGTTAGAGCTGTAACAGACATGTATGGACCACTTTTGAAAATGATACTGATagaaattgatataaatataaataactagaaaaaatatatatatacaaaatatatatatatattttttgcgtgtatatgtatgtataattattaagatACGAGTTTATTAAAGATATGAACGAAAACagtttttattagaaaataaaatatagatatggttgaaatataataatgctatatgaatatatattcaTTCACCAATTTAATATCAATCGAACATGTATTTTCTTAATGACCGAATCTTACTTCTAGATAAAAACGTGTACATAAGCTTGTGTCAGTACTTTGTgttcaattttgtttttaaacgGCCATTGGCATAGATAACTTTGTGTGTGGATTGTATCCGATAAGTTCGATATCATCCGCTGTGAAATCTTCTATGTTTTCAACGTTCCTAACGATTTTTAAATATGGGAATGGTTTTGGCACACGTTTTGTTTGTTCCTCGAGTGCAGATATGTGATTGAGGTATACGTGACAGTCACCCATCGTATGTATAAATTCACCTGgctaaaaataaacaaaaagataCAAGTCTCTGTTAAAAAATTTTGccaattttcttttcttgtaaATTTACCTTTAAATTTGAAATGTGTGCCAGCATgtaagttaacaaagaataagaTGCGATATTGAATGGTACGCCAAGACCCATGTCAGCGCTTCTTTGATAAAGTTGACATGATAACTCTCCATTGTTCACATAAAATTGGACAAGACAGTGACAGGGAGGTAGAGCCATTTCTGAAATGTCGCCTGGGTTCCATGCTGACATTATAATTCGTCTATCATTGGGAGAATGTTGTATCTTATCTATGATCTGTTTTAACTGATCTATTCCT from Bombus terrestris chromosome 16, iyBomTerr1.2, whole genome shotgun sequence encodes the following:
- the LOC100650019 gene encoding protein ILRUN encodes the protein MNMDNVDQHLLHQFSCLGTTDRDDLVKQLQKLLAGSQLNETTAEFFLDMNNWNLQAAICSYFDFESPVQHKFPCMMLISDSTIGEGESIPPLTNFRKSWHIQNSGREAWPDGVCLQYIGGVQMGECTKIPVPSLGPGEITEVSVDLQSPPHCGTFQSKWRMMVKSTEILFGDVIWITITVSESGTLAITQQLHQLSTSSSNDTKMC
- the LOC100649906 gene encoding thymidylate synthase isoform X1, with the protein product MNKCRITNGTNEIQKCTQNGEEHEEYQYLNLIKKIIKEGTRKDDRTGVGTLSIFGTQMRFNLRDNVFPLLTTKRVFWRGVVEELLWFIRGSTNAKELSQKDVHIWDANSSREFLDSCGFTNRKEGDLGPVYGFQWRHYGAKYQNMDTDYSGQGIDQLKQIIDKIQHSPNDRRIIMSAWNPGDISEMALPPCHCLVQFYVNNGELSCQLYQRSADMGLGVPFNIASYSLLTYMLAHISNLKPGEFIHTMGDCHVYLNHISALEEQTKRVPKPFPYLKIVRNVENIEDFTADDIELIGYNPHTKLSMPMAV
- the LOC100649906 gene encoding thymidylate synthase isoform X2; this translates as MRFNLRDNVFPLLTTKRVFWRGVVEELLWFIRGSTNAKELSQKDVHIWDANSSREFLDSCGFTNRKEGDLGPVYGFQWRHYGAKYQNMDTDYSGQGIDQLKQIIDKIQHSPNDRRIIMSAWNPGDISEMALPPCHCLVQFYVNNGELSCQLYQRSADMGLGVPFNIASYSLLTYMLAHISNLKPGEFIHTMGDCHVYLNHISALEEQTKRVPKPFPYLKIVRNVENIEDFTADDIELIGYNPHTKLSMPMAV